A DNA window from Thermococcus sp. 4557 contains the following coding sequences:
- the pfdA gene encoding prefoldin subunit alpha → MAEMNEQLERLAYEYQLLQAQAQLLAQNLELLTLGRNEFQAVKETLEELKKVEEEKPEILVPIGAGSFLKAHIDDKENAIVSVGAGYAIEKNLDDAITYLDARIKEYDEAIAKTQEALKKLEGQLGELAQKAQELQQRQAMGFSVKK, encoded by the coding sequence ATGGCCGAGATGAACGAGCAGCTTGAAAGGCTCGCTTACGAGTACCAGCTCCTTCAGGCCCAGGCTCAGCTCCTGGCCCAGAACCTCGAACTGCTCACCCTTGGAAGGAACGAGTTCCAGGCTGTGAAGGAGACGCTGGAGGAACTCAAGAAGGTCGAGGAGGAGAAGCCGGAGATACTGGTGCCCATTGGAGCCGGCTCCTTCCTGAAGGCGCACATAGACGACAAGGAGAACGCGATAGTCAGCGTCGGCGCCGGCTACGCCATCGAGAAGAACCTTGACGACGCAATAACTTATCTGGACGCGCGCATAAAGGAGTACGATGAGGCAATAGCCAAGACCCAGGAGGCTCTCAAAAAGCTGGAGGGTCAGCTGGGAGAGCTCGCCCAGAAGGCGCAGGAGCTTCAGCAGAGGCAAGCCATGGGCTTCAGCGTGAAGAAGTGA
- a CDS encoding adenylosuccinate synthetase translates to MPSYIVVGGQWGDEGKGSVIAYLALKDEPEVIARGGVGTNAGHSVFINGKKYAVRQLPTAFIQRKARLLVGAGVLVDPGVFFHELEHLRDFNVGERVGIDYRCSIIEDEHKKLDRSNSHLHDKIGTTGSGCGPANADRVMRRARLTKEVPELEPYLTDVAAEVNDALDDGKLVLVEGTQGFGLSLYYGTYPYVTSKDTTASAIASDVGIGPTRVDDVIVVFKSFPTRVGEGPFPTEMSQEEAEKMGLVEYGTVTGRRRRVGWFDFEFARYSARLNGATMLALTMLDKYDKNAFGVTDYEKLPRRAREFVEEIEERVGVPVGLIKTGPELEHIIDRRENI, encoded by the coding sequence ATGCCGAGCTACATCGTTGTTGGCGGTCAATGGGGAGACGAGGGCAAGGGCTCAGTTATCGCTTACCTTGCCCTGAAGGACGAGCCTGAGGTCATAGCGCGCGGCGGCGTTGGAACGAACGCGGGCCACAGCGTTTTTATCAACGGCAAGAAGTACGCGGTCAGGCAGCTTCCAACGGCGTTCATCCAGAGAAAGGCCCGGCTTCTCGTGGGTGCGGGCGTTCTGGTTGATCCTGGAGTGTTCTTCCACGAGCTTGAGCACCTCAGGGACTTCAACGTCGGCGAGAGGGTGGGCATCGACTACCGCTGTTCCATAATCGAGGACGAGCACAAGAAGCTCGACAGGAGCAACAGCCACCTCCACGACAAGATAGGGACCACCGGAAGCGGCTGCGGGCCAGCTAATGCCGACCGGGTCATGAGAAGGGCGAGGCTTACAAAGGAAGTCCCCGAGCTTGAGCCCTACCTGACGGATGTCGCCGCGGAAGTGAACGACGCCCTGGATGATGGGAAGCTGGTTCTCGTCGAGGGAACGCAGGGCTTTGGACTGAGCCTCTACTACGGAACCTACCCCTACGTCACCTCGAAGGACACGACCGCTTCGGCCATAGCGAGCGACGTGGGAATAGGCCCGACGAGGGTTGATGACGTCATAGTCGTGTTCAAGAGCTTCCCGACGAGGGTTGGGGAGGGGCCGTTCCCGACCGAGATGAGCCAGGAGGAGGCAGAGAAGATGGGCCTCGTCGAGTACGGGACGGTGACCGGAAGGAGAAGGAGGGTCGGCTGGTTCGACTTCGAGTTCGCCCGCTACTCCGCGAGGCTCAACGGGGCAACGATGCTTGCCCTCACAATGCTCGACAAGTACGATAAGAACGCCTTCGGCGTCACGGACTACGAGAAACTGCCGAGAAGGGCCAGGGAGTTCGTTGAGGAAATCGAGGAGCGCGTCGGCGTCCCTGTCGGACTCATAAAGACCGGACCCGAGCTGGAGCACATAATAGACAGAAGGGAAAACATCTAG
- a CDS encoding SDR family oxidoreductase, with product MRNKLVVVTGGAGFIGSHIAWELVKDNDVVIIDNLYTGKEENVPPGAKLVKADIRDYSAVAELISHADYVFHEAAQVSVVESVRDPVFTEEVNVIGTLNILKALLNGHGKLIFASSAAVYGDNPNLPLREVERPRPLSPYGVTKATAEEYLRVFNELYGVPTVALRYFNVFGPRQSANQYAGVISIFINRALKNEPLVIYGDGKQTRDFIYVKDVVRANILAAESRRSNGKVFNVATGKQTTILELAMKIIEITGANSSILFDRPRPGDIRHSLADISEIRSLGFEPEWSLEDGLKKTVEWYRAMSHLAEG from the coding sequence ATGAGGAACAAGCTGGTAGTCGTCACTGGAGGGGCCGGTTTCATCGGCTCCCACATCGCCTGGGAGCTTGTCAAGGACAACGATGTTGTGATAATAGACAACCTCTACACCGGGAAGGAGGAGAACGTGCCCCCGGGCGCGAAGCTCGTGAAGGCAGACATCCGGGATTACAGCGCCGTTGCGGAACTTATAAGCCACGCGGACTACGTCTTCCACGAGGCGGCGCAGGTGAGCGTCGTCGAGAGCGTCAGAGACCCGGTTTTCACAGAGGAGGTCAACGTCATCGGCACCCTGAACATTTTAAAGGCCCTCCTGAATGGGCACGGGAAGCTGATTTTCGCGTCCTCCGCGGCGGTTTACGGGGACAACCCGAACCTGCCCCTGAGGGAGGTTGAGAGGCCGCGGCCGCTCTCACCGTACGGCGTGACTAAGGCGACCGCTGAGGAGTACCTGCGGGTCTTCAACGAGCTCTACGGGGTTCCAACCGTCGCGCTGCGCTACTTCAACGTCTTTGGTCCGAGGCAGAGCGCCAACCAGTACGCGGGAGTTATAAGCATCTTCATCAACCGCGCCCTGAAGAACGAGCCGCTCGTCATCTACGGGGACGGCAAGCAGACGAGGGACTTCATATACGTCAAAGACGTCGTTAGGGCGAACATACTCGCCGCCGAGAGCCGGAGGAGCAACGGAAAGGTTTTCAACGTTGCAACCGGAAAGCAGACGACCATCCTGGAGCTGGCGATGAAGATAATCGAGATAACAGGTGCCAACAGCTCAATACTCTTCGACAGGCCCAGACCGGGAGACATAAGGCACAGCCTAGCGGATATAAGCGAGATCAGGAGCCTTGGCTTCGAGCCGGAGTGGAGCCTGGAGGACGGGCTGAAGAAAACTGTGGAGTGGTATCGGGCTATGAGCCACCTCGCTGAGGGCTAG
- a CDS encoding P-loop NTPase: MQLVIASGKGGVGKSTVTASLLYLLKDEYRFVAVDADADAPNLDLLLGVEHWEEERELVGAKVARINTESCIRCGICQERCPYDCIKVIDGDYVVSELTCEGCNVCGLVCPVPGTITLEEVRSGVVRKTTTRYGFPLISAQLDVGRPNSGKLVTEEKEWAKKLMGELGLKHMVVDSAAGIGCQVIASIGGADLTILVAEPTPASLSDVQRAYKVVQHFRQPAYLIINKADFNPGFMALREWAEAEGIPILGEIPYDRAIPRSMSMLKPFVEAFPDSKAADAMREIAERVREEILR; this comes from the coding sequence ATGCAGCTGGTCATAGCGAGCGGCAAGGGAGGCGTTGGAAAGAGTACCGTCACGGCCTCGCTCCTCTACCTGCTGAAGGACGAGTACCGGTTCGTTGCCGTTGACGCTGACGCTGACGCGCCGAACCTCGACCTGCTCCTCGGCGTGGAGCACTGGGAGGAGGAGAGGGAGCTGGTAGGGGCGAAGGTGGCGAGGATAAACACGGAGAGCTGCATAAGGTGCGGTATCTGCCAGGAGCGCTGCCCTTACGACTGTATCAAGGTCATAGACGGCGACTACGTTGTCAGCGAGCTGACCTGTGAGGGCTGCAACGTCTGCGGCCTCGTCTGTCCTGTTCCGGGAACGATAACGCTGGAGGAAGTCCGCTCCGGAGTCGTCAGGAAGACCACTACCCGCTACGGATTCCCGCTGATTTCGGCCCAGCTCGACGTTGGCAGGCCCAACAGCGGAAAACTCGTCACCGAGGAGAAGGAGTGGGCGAAGAAGCTCATGGGGGAGCTTGGCCTGAAGCACATGGTGGTTGACAGCGCCGCAGGAATCGGCTGTCAGGTTATAGCGAGCATAGGCGGGGCTGATCTGACGATACTCGTGGCGGAGCCTACCCCTGCTTCCCTCAGCGACGTGCAGAGGGCCTACAAGGTAGTCCAGCACTTCAGGCAGCCGGCTTACCTCATCATCAACAAGGCCGACTTCAACCCGGGCTTCATGGCTCTGAGGGAGTGGGCCGAGGCCGAGGGAATCCCGATACTCGGCGAGATACCCTACGACAGGGCCATCCCGAGGAGCATGAGCATGCTCAAACCCTTCGTCGAGGCCTTCCCCGACTCGAAGGCGGCCGATGCGATGAGGGAGATAGCCGAGAGGGTCAGGGAAGAGATACTCCGCTGA
- a CDS encoding NifB/NifX family molybdenum-iron cluster-binding protein, giving the protein MRCLKVAFGMENDETLIDAHYGDSEFFAIYEICEDGSVKLLEKRHNKAKDFEEEDDGHGDPRKFKAVVSQLLDVDVLAAFRMGPNFLRIRDKTNKVAFFTRTRDLNLALQRFIENFDDLYSQVQAKKAEKPPIEE; this is encoded by the coding sequence ATGAGGTGCCTGAAGGTCGCGTTTGGAATGGAGAACGACGAGACGCTCATAGATGCCCACTACGGGGATTCAGAGTTCTTCGCGATATACGAGATCTGCGAGGACGGGAGCGTTAAGCTCCTCGAAAAGAGGCACAACAAGGCCAAGGACTTCGAGGAAGAGGATGACGGCCACGGTGACCCCAGAAAGTTCAAGGCCGTCGTGAGCCAGCTCCTCGACGTTGACGTCCTGGCGGCCTTCAGAATGGGGCCGAACTTCCTGAGAATCCGCGACAAGACCAACAAGGTGGCCTTCTTCACGAGGACGAGGGACTTAAACCTCGCCCTGCAGAGGTTCATCGAGAACTTCGATGACCTCTACAGCCAAGTTCAGGCGAAGAAGGCCGAAAAGCCCCCGATAGAGGAGTGA
- a CDS encoding protein-S-isoprenylcysteine O-methyltransferase, translating to MGFLGIVPKVSLFTVPYAVLAFYLNSRLNFSFPRFSALGVALLTAGMVFWLLCYRQISKAYRRGELLTTGCYSRVRHPIYSIWAVS from the coding sequence ATGGGGTTCCTTGGGATAGTTCCCAAGGTTTCCCTTTTCACGGTTCCCTACGCGGTTTTGGCATTCTACCTAAATTCGAGGCTCAACTTCTCTTTTCCTAGGTTTTCGGCCTTGGGGGTTGCCCTTCTCACAGCCGGCATGGTCTTCTGGCTCCTCTGCTACCGGCAGATTTCGAAGGCCTACCGAAGGGGTGAGCTGCTCACAACGGGCTGCTACTCCAGAGTCCGCCACCCTATCTATTCAATCTGGGCTGTTTCTTAG
- a CDS encoding DUF2341 domain-containing protein, translating into MNRVRIKFLAVAFALLLILGTFGLAVPRINISAQEIGAGSNYLVSPVNDGRYTIWTSGNTVTNVELILGGSLSEGTMVYVDLRDSSGNMVSNGSLTVGPGGIPGGVAFNVSVSSTDISGVDPTKTEVIILSSEYNLDSSGPIFVSIQKLGLGTYDGSYSNPITIHGSAVYLNHYPVRILLVASSPSFPWDSLYFTNSTGHCLYYWKEFQGTFVNSDGNTYSWAVFWVNVTTIAPDSDETIFVNYLGTGNSCSSYLDPNKVFLFYDDFNNLANWEIRGSPAVSNGRLVLDGGDWVWTKQSFPTPYAVEMLVNLGWDDGTSYNKRGINTYSLGPFIVPYVDSGGDGWGEGIGTRYLFGVIPLSQEDGAVNFNVYSSLSSLSWSYQQSTPQYVMGIWEILNATVYANTLDFSQTVFVTYQSGNGWVLSSSPSTGIPMGVQDTSSYPVSITSEGRVGIGQWSGGPTEVEFLFVRKYVNPEPTYDIGRWYYHLTFIPEPAAASATGTAVASTTAPAIAPVGKAGQAVLSGYGLGSKRQTVPQFQNMNNITGSGNSEVYAKN; encoded by the coding sequence ATGAATAGAGTGAGGATAAAATTCCTTGCCGTGGCGTTTGCACTGCTGCTGATTCTGGGAACTTTTGGGCTAGCCGTGCCTAGGATTAACATCAGTGCCCAGGAGATTGGGGCGGGCTCAAACTATCTAGTGAGTCCTGTTAACGATGGAAGGTACACTATATGGACATCTGGGAATACGGTCACTAATGTAGAGCTTATATTGGGCGGCAGTCTTTCAGAGGGTACGATGGTTTATGTTGATCTTAGGGACTCCTCAGGGAATATGGTCTCAAACGGGTCCCTCACTGTAGGGCCAGGTGGCATTCCTGGTGGGGTTGCATTTAATGTGAGTGTATCCTCGACGGATATCTCAGGTGTAGACCCAACAAAAACCGAGGTCATAATTTTGTCCTCCGAATACAATCTGGACTCTTCTGGGCCGATCTTTGTAAGTATTCAAAAACTTGGACTTGGGACCTACGATGGTAGTTACTCTAATCCCATAACAATTCATGGGAGCGCTGTGTATCTTAATCATTATCCAGTTAGGATTTTGCTGGTTGCATCGTCCCCTTCTTTTCCCTGGGACTCTCTTTACTTTACAAACTCAACCGGCCATTGTCTGTATTACTGGAAAGAATTTCAGGGCACTTTTGTTAACTCTGACGGCAACACCTACTCTTGGGCGGTATTCTGGGTTAATGTAACTACCATCGCACCTGACTCTGATGAGACTATATTCGTCAATTACCTCGGGACAGGAAATTCCTGTTCGAGCTATCTGGATCCCAACAAGGTTTTTCTCTTTTATGATGACTTCAACAATTTGGCCAATTGGGAAATCAGAGGGTCCCCAGCAGTATCCAATGGCAGGCTTGTTCTTGATGGCGGGGACTGGGTGTGGACAAAACAAAGCTTCCCAACCCCATACGCGGTTGAAATGCTTGTGAATCTTGGGTGGGATGATGGAACATCATATAATAAAAGAGGCATAAATACATATTCTCTGGGTCCATTTATCGTGCCCTATGTAGACTCTGGTGGAGATGGATGGGGTGAGGGTATCGGAACGCGATACTTGTTTGGCGTCATACCGTTATCTCAGGAAGATGGAGCGGTCAATTTTAATGTTTATTCATCGTTGTCCTCTTTATCTTGGAGCTACCAGCAAAGTACTCCGCAGTACGTGATGGGCATTTGGGAGATATTAAACGCCACTGTTTACGCAAACACTCTTGACTTTTCTCAGACTGTGTTCGTCACATACCAGTCAGGTAATGGATGGGTTCTCTCTTCAAGCCCTTCTACGGGAATCCCAATGGGAGTTCAGGATACAAGCTCGTACCCTGTTTCGATAACCTCTGAGGGACGCGTTGGAATTGGTCAATGGAGTGGTGGTCCGACAGAGGTAGAGTTTCTCTTCGTCAGAAAGTACGTAAATCCCGAACCTACTTACGATATAGGAAGGTGGTACTATCACCTTACATTTATTCCAGAGCCTGCGGCAGCGTCGGCAACTGGGACTGCCGTGGCTTCTACGACCGCTCCGGCAATAGCCCCCGTGGGGAAAGCTGGTCAGGCAGTACTGTCTGGTTATGGACTCGGCTCTAAGAGACAGACTGTCCCCCAGTTCCAAAACATGAATAACATTACAGGATCCGGGAATTCTGAGGTTTATGCAAAGAATTAG
- a CDS encoding RNA-guided endonuclease TnpB family protein, giving the protein MPNETIKLTAKFKLKGTPDGLDDLFSTYREIVNFLITYAFENNITSFYRLKKETYKSLRKEYPELPSHYLYTACQMATAIFKSFRKRKKKGKTRGRPVFKKEVIMLDDHLFKLDLENKIIKLSTPNGRIQLEFYPAKYHEKFKDWKVGQAWLVRTPKGIFLNVVFSREVEISEPNAFVGVDLNENNVTLSLPNGEFLQIITHEREIRTGYFVKRRKIQQKIQAGKKRKELLEKYGEREKNRLNDLYHKLANKIVEVAEKYGGIALEDLTEIRESIRYSAEMNGRLHRWSFRKLQSIIEYKAKLKGVKVVFVNPAFTSSLCPICGEKLSPNGHRVLKCSNCGFEANRDVVGSWNVRLRALKMWGVTVPPESPTMKTGVGKVSRNDVYELYTSYG; this is encoded by the coding sequence ATGCCGAATGAAACAATCAAACTCACCGCTAAATTCAAACTCAAGGGAACACCCGACGGATTAGATGACCTTTTCTCCACTTATCGAGAAATCGTGAACTTTCTCATCACTTACGCTTTTGAGAACAACATCACCAGCTTTTACCGGTTGAAAAAAGAGACCTACAAGAGCCTTCGCAAGGAGTATCCAGAACTCCCAAGTCACTACCTTTACACGGCTTGTCAAATGGCGACTGCAATCTTCAAAAGCTTTAGGAAGCGGAAAAAGAAGGGTAAAACGAGGGGGAGGCCAGTTTTCAAGAAAGAAGTCATAATGCTCGACGACCACCTGTTCAAACTCGACTTGGAGAATAAAATCATAAAGCTCTCCACTCCGAACGGGAGGATTCAACTGGAATTTTATCCGGCTAAATACCACGAGAAGTTCAAGGACTGGAAGGTTGGGCAGGCGTGGTTGGTTAGAACGCCGAAGGGCATCTTCCTCAACGTTGTTTTTTCGAGAGAAGTTGAAATTAGCGAGCCTAATGCCTTTGTTGGTGTGGATTTGAATGAGAACAACGTAACGCTTTCCCTTCCTAACGGCGAGTTCCTCCAAATCATCACTCACGAGCGAGAGATTAGGACGGGTTACTTCGTGAAGAGGCGGAAAATACAGCAGAAAATCCAAGCTGGAAAGAAGAGGAAAGAACTTCTCGAAAAATACGGTGAGAGGGAAAAGAACAGGCTTAATGACCTTTATCATAAGCTCGCCAATAAAATCGTTGAGGTGGCGGAGAAATACGGCGGAATCGCCCTCGAAGATTTAACGGAAATTAGGGAGTCAATCAGGTATTCGGCTGAGATGAATGGGAGACTTCACAGGTGGAGTTTTCGGAAGCTTCAGAGCATTATCGAATACAAGGCGAAATTAAAGGGTGTTAAGGTTGTTTTCGTGAATCCGGCTTTTACTTCTTCCCTGTGCCCGATATGTGGGGAGAAATTGAGCCCGAATGGGCACAGGGTTTTGAAGTGTTCGAATTGTGGTTTTGAGGCTAACCGTGATGTGGTTGGCTCTTGGAATGTTCGTTTGAGAGCCTTGA
- a CDS encoding pyruvate/oxaloacetate carboxyltransferase, which translates to MSRVEIIDTTFRDAHQSLIATRLTTEDMLAVAEKMDKIGFYSMEVWGGATFDVCIRYLREDPWERLRLLREQVRKTKLQMLLRGQNVVGYRHYPDDVVERFVELAHRNGIDIFRIFDALNDVRNMEVAIRKAKEIGAEVQGAIAYTTGKVFTLEYYLGKVEELLALDVDVITIKDMAALLTPRKAYELVSEIKERYGVPVNVHTHSTTGMAVATYLKAVEAGADYIDTAISPLAFGTAQPGIQTIWHALPEAVGSHLDRELIHEVSRYLKRLLDEKYSGMLHKEALMVNPYVLKYQVPGGMYSNLISQLKEMKALDRLQEVLEEIPRVREDLGWPPLVTPTSQIVGTQAVLNVLFGRYERITEEVKNYIRGLYGRPPAEVNPELRKRVLGNEEPITVRHGELLEPALETCRKELEGLGYLEKEEDVLTYCLFPQIAREFFERRKAGKKGPEIPASAQRFKIYVNGVEFEVGIEGVDLSALRYLPQIAGASAPTGTPKTAAVAPAPAPVAAPAPAPVASAAPASTPALAGEGVVTAPMPGKILRILVKKGEQVKTGQGLLVLEAMKMENEIPAPKDGVVKKILIKEGDTVDTGQTLIELE; encoded by the coding sequence ATGAGCAGGGTTGAGATAATAGACACAACGTTTAGGGACGCTCACCAGTCCCTTATAGCCACACGGCTCACGACCGAGGACATGCTCGCGGTAGCGGAGAAGATGGATAAAATAGGCTTCTACTCCATGGAGGTCTGGGGAGGGGCCACCTTCGACGTCTGCATCCGCTACCTCCGCGAGGATCCGTGGGAGAGGCTGAGGCTCCTCAGAGAGCAGGTAAGGAAGACGAAGCTTCAGATGCTCCTCCGCGGGCAGAACGTCGTCGGCTACCGCCACTACCCCGACGACGTGGTTGAAAGGTTCGTTGAACTGGCCCACAGGAACGGGATAGACATTTTCAGAATATTCGATGCCCTAAACGACGTCAGGAACATGGAGGTGGCGATACGGAAGGCGAAGGAAATCGGTGCCGAGGTTCAGGGTGCGATAGCCTACACAACAGGCAAAGTGTTCACGCTCGAGTACTACCTGGGAAAGGTCGAAGAGCTCCTAGCGCTCGATGTTGATGTGATAACCATCAAGGACATGGCGGCCCTGCTGACGCCGCGGAAGGCCTACGAGCTGGTGAGCGAGATAAAGGAGCGCTACGGCGTCCCAGTCAACGTTCACACGCACTCCACAACGGGAATGGCGGTCGCGACCTACCTCAAGGCCGTCGAGGCCGGGGCGGACTACATAGACACTGCCATAAGTCCGCTCGCCTTCGGAACGGCCCAGCCGGGAATACAAACAATATGGCACGCCTTACCGGAGGCCGTTGGGAGCCACCTCGACAGGGAGCTCATCCACGAGGTCTCACGCTACCTCAAGCGGCTCCTCGACGAGAAGTACTCGGGGATGCTGCACAAGGAGGCCCTCATGGTGAACCCATACGTTCTGAAGTACCAGGTTCCAGGCGGGATGTACTCCAACCTCATAAGCCAGTTGAAGGAGATGAAAGCCCTCGACCGGCTCCAGGAGGTTCTGGAGGAGATTCCGCGCGTCAGGGAAGACCTTGGATGGCCGCCGCTGGTGACGCCGACCAGTCAGATAGTCGGGACGCAGGCGGTTCTCAACGTCCTCTTTGGAAGGTACGAGAGGATAACCGAGGAGGTTAAGAACTACATCAGGGGCCTCTACGGCAGACCGCCAGCGGAGGTGAACCCGGAGCTGAGGAAGCGCGTCCTCGGCAACGAGGAACCGATAACCGTGAGGCACGGGGAACTGCTCGAACCTGCCCTCGAAACCTGCCGAAAGGAGCTGGAGGGCCTTGGCTACCTTGAGAAAGAAGAAGACGTCCTCACATACTGCCTCTTCCCGCAGATAGCCAGGGAGTTCTTCGAGAGGAGAAAGGCCGGAAAGAAGGGGCCAGAGATACCTGCGAGCGCCCAGAGGTTCAAGATCTACGTTAACGGCGTCGAGTTCGAGGTTGGAATCGAGGGCGTCGACCTGAGTGCCCTCAGGTACCTGCCTCAGATAGCAGGAGCTTCAGCTCCCACCGGCACTCCAAAAACGGCGGCTGTTGCTCCCGCACCTGCGCCCGTTGCTGCTCCTGCTCCGGCTCCGGTTGCTTCTGCCGCTCCAGCATCTACTCCAGCCCTGGCTGGGGAGGGTGTTGTGACGGCCCCAATGCCGGGCAAGATCCTCAGGATACTCGTGAAGAAGGGTGAGCAGGTTAAGACGGGTCAAGGACTCCTCGTGCTCGAAGCAATGAAAATGGAGAACGAAATCCCCGCACCAAAAGACGGAGTAGTCAAGAAAATCCTCATCAAAGAAGGCGACACCGTCGACACCGGACAAACACTAATAGAACTCGAGTAA
- a CDS encoding P-loop NTPase — protein MQIAVSGGKGGTGKSTIAINLAIALREHYDLVLADLDVEAPNDHLLLGVELANEEPVELFMPRFDYQKCTRCRKCAEVCEEHAIITMRDGTPFLMPNLCSGCAACEIVCPVPGAILPGKKLMGHTYLTETPYGFPLVTGRLLEGEERAMPIVSRAKKRAQGLEKELLMVDTAAGTSNTVSKALEDSRLIIAVTEPTPLGIHDGELILKLAKLMEVPAMVVVNRSDLGDVAKVREIAEKYGAEVIAEIPYSENIIRSYVEGKPIVLTDYPEAGLFREIASRVVEFLGGGE, from the coding sequence TTGCAGATAGCGGTGAGTGGTGGAAAAGGTGGCACCGGAAAGTCCACGATCGCGATTAACCTGGCGATAGCGCTCAGGGAGCACTACGACCTTGTCCTGGCGGATCTCGACGTTGAGGCTCCCAACGACCACCTGCTCCTCGGCGTAGAGCTGGCCAATGAGGAGCCGGTTGAACTGTTCATGCCGCGCTTCGACTATCAGAAGTGCACCCGCTGCAGGAAGTGCGCGGAGGTCTGTGAGGAGCATGCGATAATAACCATGCGCGATGGGACGCCCTTCCTGATGCCGAACCTCTGCTCCGGCTGCGCCGCCTGTGAGATAGTCTGCCCGGTTCCGGGGGCGATTCTGCCGGGCAAGAAGCTGATGGGGCACACCTACCTCACTGAGACCCCCTACGGCTTCCCGCTCGTCACGGGAAGGCTCCTTGAGGGCGAGGAGAGGGCGATGCCGATAGTTTCCAGGGCCAAGAAGCGCGCCCAGGGGCTTGAGAAGGAGCTTTTGATGGTTGACACCGCCGCGGGAACGAGCAACACCGTCTCGAAGGCCCTTGAGGACTCGAGGCTCATCATAGCCGTCACCGAGCCAACTCCCCTCGGAATTCACGACGGCGAGCTGATTCTAAAACTTGCGAAGCTGATGGAGGTTCCCGCGATGGTCGTTGTGAACCGCTCGGACCTCGGCGACGTGGCCAAGGTGCGCGAGATCGCCGAGAAGTACGGTGCGGAGGTAATCGCGGAGATTCCGTACAGCGAGAACATCATAAGGAGCTACGTTGAGGGGAAGCCCATAGTCCTGACGGATTATCCCGAGGCGGGGCTCTTCAGGGAGATTGCTTCCAGGGTCGTTGAGTTCCTCGGAGGTGGTGAGTGA
- a CDS encoding alpha/beta hydrolase, whose product MDIYKVSFGEPKLGWVVLVHGLGEHSGRYGRLIRELNDAGFGVYTFDWPGHGKSPGKRGHTSVEEAMEIIDGIIDEIGEKPFLFGHSLGGLTVIRYAETRPERIRGVVASSPALAKSPETPKFMVALAKFLGKIAPGIVLSNGLKPELLSRNPEAVKRYVEDPLVHDRISARLGRSIFENMELAHRDAGRIKVPVLLVVGTADVITPPEGARRLLEELTVKDKAIREFEGAYHEIFEDPEWADELHRTVVEWMTGHTG is encoded by the coding sequence ATGGACATTTATAAAGTCAGCTTCGGTGAACCAAAACTCGGCTGGGTCGTTCTCGTCCACGGCCTTGGTGAGCACAGCGGGAGGTACGGGAGACTAATCAGAGAGCTCAACGATGCCGGCTTTGGGGTCTACACCTTCGACTGGCCCGGTCACGGGAAGAGCCCCGGCAAGAGGGGACATACGAGCGTTGAAGAGGCGATGGAGATAATAGACGGCATCATAGATGAAATTGGCGAAAAGCCATTCCTCTTCGGCCACAGCCTCGGCGGACTGACCGTGATCAGGTACGCCGAGACGAGGCCCGAAAGGATACGTGGCGTGGTGGCGTCCTCACCGGCACTCGCCAAAAGCCCCGAAACGCCCAAGTTTATGGTGGCCCTCGCGAAGTTCCTCGGGAAAATCGCCCCGGGGATTGTTCTTTCCAACGGGCTGAAGCCGGAGCTGCTTTCCAGGAACCCCGAGGCGGTGAAGCGCTACGTCGAAGACCCCCTCGTCCACGACAGGATTTCCGCAAGGCTCGGCAGGAGCATCTTCGAGAACATGGAACTGGCCCACAGGGATGCTGGAAGGATAAAGGTTCCCGTGCTGCTGGTCGTCGGCACGGCGGACGTGATAACACCTCCCGAGGGGGCGAGGAGGCTTCTGGAGGAGCTGACAGTTAAGGACAAGGCAATCAGGGAATTCGAAGGGGCCTACCACGAGATATTCGAAGATCCCGAATGGGCGGATGAACTCCACAGGACAGTGGTTGAGTGGATGACCGGGCACACAGGGTGA